The following is a genomic window from Methanobrevibacter sp..
TCGTATGCGCAAATTCCACATCCTTTGCAGTAATCGTAATCTATATCATGTTGTTTATTTACACTGGAATCTGGACAGAATATAATACAGTTGTCACAATCAATACATTTTTCTTTATCTAAAATCGGTTTGAATGTTCTCCAACTTCCAGTTTTGTTATTTCTACTATTACCGGGGGTTTTAATTACACAGCCTATACTTACCATTATATTCACCCTTTTTATCCCATATCATAAGCTTTTTTAGTAGCTTCCACGTTTAATTCTCCAACTTTTCCAGGGAAGGTTTCTCTAATCACTTCAAGTAATGATTCAATACTTACGACTTGGGTTTTTTTAGCAAAATATCCTAAAATGATAGTGTTTACTATATTGCGTCCCAACATGTCTAATGCAATTTTGGTTGCATCAATATTGTGTACGTCATGTTTTCCACTACCTTCAAAACTTTCAGTATTAATTATAACTTCCGCTTCATCTTTAATTCCTGAAAAAACATCTGCTACATTTAATAATCCATCATCCAACACTAACACATAGTCAGGATTGTAGATTTGATATCTCAATGAGATTGGTTCATCATCAATTCTTGTAAACGCCATAACTGGAGCTCCTCTACGTTCAACTCCAAAGAATGGAAAAGCTTGAGAATATTTGCCGTCTTTGAATGCTGCCTTTGCTAAAATTTCAGCAGCGGTTACAGCTCCCTGTCCTCCTCTTCCATGGAAACGAATTTCAATCATTAATTTTTCCTCCATTTATTTATCATGTATAATCATTATAAATTCTAAAATATATAAATTTTATGTTAACTTTCATTGAATCTGTTCCTTTTAAATTTATTTATTTTCTATTGTTCATTATTTTAAATTTTTATT
Proteins encoded in this region:
- a CDS encoding pyruvate ferredoxin oxidoreductase subunit gamma, with the translated sequence MIEIRFHGRGGQGAVTAAEILAKAAFKDGKYSQAFPFFGVERRGAPVMAFTRIDDEPISLRYQIYNPDYVLVLDDGLLNVADVFSGIKDEAEVIINTESFEGSGKHDVHNIDATKIALDMLGRNIVNTIILGYFAKKTQVVSIESLLEVIRETFPGKVGELNVEATKKAYDMG
- the porD gene encoding pyruvate synthase subunit PorD, coding for MVSIGCVIKTPGNSRNNKTGSWRTFKPILDKEKCIDCDNCIIFCPDSSVNKQHDIDYDYCKGCGICAYECPSDAIEMVKE